One window from the genome of Amycolatopsis sp. NBC_01480 encodes:
- the secG gene encoding preprotein translocase subunit SecG gives MKLFLQILLIATSVLLVVAVLLHRGRGGGLSSLFGGGMQSSLAGSSVAEKNLDRITLLLGAIWVISIIGLGLLLKV, from the coding sequence ATGAAGCTGTTCCTCCAAATTCTGTTGATCGCCACCAGCGTGCTGCTGGTGGTGGCCGTGCTGCTGCACCGCGGCCGGGGCGGCGGCCTCTCGTCGCTGTTCGGCGGTGGCATGCAGTCCAGCCTGGCCGGGTCCAGCGTGGCCGAGAAGAACCTCGACCGGATCACCCTGCTGCTGGGCGCCATCTGGGTGATCAGCATCATCGGCCTCGGCCTGCTGCTCAAGGTCTGA
- a CDS encoding winged helix DNA-binding domain-containing protein has translation MKITPDQRRARLGVRHHLAAPAASAEQAADGVVALHATDPASVYLAVRARTGTDAVAGVERALYEDRTLLRILGMRRTVFVTGVDTAALVQAGCSAEIAAKQRKLLEQHLANQGHPENLPDPGPWLREVEQSVETALRARGSATAQQLVEDEPRLRQQLHMAKGKPYAAIGNVTSRVLFQLAADGRIVRGRPRGSWLSTQYQWAPLDGWLPGGLATWPADEARAELARRWLRAFGPAPVADLRWWTGWTAGQTKKALAAVQPVEVDLDGEPGVVLADDLEPVAEPAPWVALLPALDPTAMGWAARDWYVGGHREALFDRSGNIGPTVWSDGRVVGAWAQRASGEVVTRLFEDVGSDKAAAVEREAAGLTEWLGEVRVIPRFRTPAERDLGG, from the coding sequence GTGAAGATCACCCCAGACCAGCGCCGGGCCAGGCTCGGCGTGCGGCACCATCTCGCGGCCCCCGCCGCCTCGGCCGAACAGGCGGCCGACGGCGTCGTTGCCTTGCATGCCACCGATCCGGCGTCGGTGTACCTGGCCGTGCGAGCGCGGACGGGCACCGACGCCGTGGCCGGGGTCGAGCGCGCGTTGTACGAAGACCGCACCCTGCTGCGGATCCTCGGCATGCGCCGCACGGTTTTCGTCACCGGGGTGGACACCGCGGCGCTCGTGCAGGCGGGCTGTTCGGCCGAAATCGCTGCCAAGCAACGGAAACTGCTCGAACAGCACCTCGCGAACCAGGGCCACCCGGAGAACCTGCCCGACCCGGGGCCGTGGCTGCGGGAGGTCGAGCAGAGCGTTGAAACCGCGTTGCGCGCCCGCGGTTCCGCCACCGCGCAGCAACTCGTGGAAGACGAGCCGCGCCTGCGTCAGCAGCTGCACATGGCCAAGGGCAAGCCGTACGCGGCGATCGGCAACGTCACCAGCCGTGTGCTCTTCCAGCTCGCGGCCGACGGGCGGATCGTGCGCGGCCGGCCGCGCGGCAGCTGGCTGAGCACCCAGTACCAGTGGGCACCGCTCGACGGGTGGCTGCCCGGTGGGCTCGCCACGTGGCCCGCCGACGAGGCGAGGGCGGAGCTGGCCCGCCGCTGGCTGCGCGCGTTCGGCCCCGCGCCCGTCGCCGACCTGCGCTGGTGGACCGGGTGGACGGCCGGACAGACGAAAAAGGCGCTCGCCGCCGTACAACCCGTGGAGGTCGACCTCGACGGTGAGCCCGGGGTGGTCCTCGCCGACGATCTCGAGCCGGTCGCCGAGCCCGCTCCGTGGGTCGCTCTGCTACCCGCGCTCGATCCCACGGCCATGGGCTGGGCGGCGCGCGATTGGTACGTCGGCGGCCACCGCGAAGCCCTGTTCGACCGCAGCGGAAACATCGGGCCCACCGTGTGGAGCGACGGGCGGGTGGTCGGGGCGTGGGCCCAGCGCGCGTCGGGTGAGGTCGTCACCCGGCTGTTCGAAGACGTTGGCTCGGACAAGGCGGCGGCCGTCGAGCGGGAGGCCGCCGGGCTCACCGAATGGCTGGGGGAGGTGCGCGTGATCCCGCGGTTCCGGACCCCGGCCGAGCGTGACCTGGGCGGGTGA
- a CDS encoding LysE family translocator, with the protein MVTTAHLVAFAALTFVMVVVPGPSVLFTISRALTVGRREALLTVVGNATGVYTQVVAVAFGLGVLVTTSAAVFTAIKLAGAVYLVYLGVQAIRKRRKLTEAMASTVRAAPGRTWAVLRDGFVVGFANPKSIVFLAAILPQFVDAGAGSVPAQMLLLGICLPVIALATDSVWAVAAGTARSWFARSPRRLELIGGTGGLVMIGLGTTLAFTGRKD; encoded by the coding sequence ATGGTCACCACCGCGCACCTCGTGGCGTTCGCCGCGCTCACGTTCGTCATGGTTGTCGTTCCCGGGCCCAGTGTGCTGTTCACGATCAGCCGCGCGCTGACCGTGGGGCGGCGCGAGGCGTTGCTGACCGTGGTGGGCAATGCGACCGGGGTGTACACGCAGGTGGTCGCGGTGGCGTTCGGGCTGGGGGTGCTCGTGACGACGTCCGCGGCGGTGTTCACGGCGATCAAGCTGGCGGGCGCGGTGTACCTGGTCTACCTGGGCGTGCAGGCGATCCGGAAACGGCGCAAGCTCACCGAGGCGATGGCGTCCACCGTGCGCGCCGCCCCCGGGCGCACCTGGGCCGTGCTGCGCGACGGGTTCGTGGTGGGCTTCGCGAATCCCAAGTCGATCGTGTTCCTGGCCGCGATCCTGCCCCAGTTCGTCGACGCGGGCGCGGGTTCGGTGCCGGCGCAGATGCTGCTGCTCGGGATCTGCCTGCCGGTGATCGCGCTGGCCACCGACAGCGTCTGGGCCGTGGCGGCCGGCACGGCCCGCTCGTGGTTCGCCCGCTCGCCCCGCCGGCTGGAGCTGATCGGCGGGACCGGCGGGCTGGTGATGATCGGCCTGGGCACGACGCTCGCGTTCACCGGCCGCAAGGACTGA
- the gap gene encoding type I glyceraldehyde-3-phosphate dehydrogenase, whose product MTVRVGVNGFGRIGRNFFRAVKASGHDIEVVAFNDLGDVNTMAHLLKYDSILGRFPGEVSVSDEGIVVDGKTIKALAERDPANLPWGELGVDVVVESTGFFTNADAAKAHIAGGAKKVIISAPAKGEDLTVVLGVNDEKYDGSQNIISNASCTTNCLGPLAKVLNDAFGIEQGLMTTIHAYTQDQNLQDGPHKDLRRARAAALNVVPASTGAAKAIGLVLPELLGKLDGYALRVPVPTGSATDLTVTLKKSVTVDEVNAAYKAAADGPLKGYLRYSIDPIVSSDIVTDPASCIYDSPLTKVIGNQVKVVGWYDNEWGYSNRLADLIKLVGSKLS is encoded by the coding sequence GTGACCGTTCGCGTAGGTGTCAACGGCTTCGGCCGGATCGGCCGCAACTTCTTCCGCGCCGTGAAGGCGAGCGGTCACGACATCGAAGTTGTCGCCTTCAACGACCTCGGCGACGTCAACACGATGGCGCACCTGCTCAAGTACGACTCCATCCTCGGCCGCTTCCCGGGCGAGGTCAGCGTCAGCGACGAGGGCATCGTCGTGGACGGCAAGACCATCAAGGCACTGGCCGAGCGCGACCCGGCCAACCTGCCCTGGGGCGAGCTGGGCGTGGACGTCGTCGTCGAGTCGACCGGCTTCTTCACCAACGCCGACGCCGCCAAGGCACACATCGCCGGCGGTGCGAAGAAGGTCATCATCTCCGCGCCCGCCAAGGGCGAGGACCTGACCGTGGTGCTGGGCGTCAACGACGAGAAGTACGACGGCTCGCAGAACATCATCTCGAACGCCTCGTGCACCACCAACTGCCTCGGCCCGCTGGCCAAGGTCCTCAACGACGCCTTCGGCATCGAGCAGGGCCTGATGACCACGATCCACGCGTACACGCAGGACCAGAACCTGCAGGACGGGCCGCACAAGGACCTGCGCCGCGCCCGCGCCGCCGCGCTGAACGTGGTGCCCGCCTCGACCGGCGCCGCGAAGGCGATCGGCCTGGTGCTGCCGGAGCTGCTGGGCAAGCTGGACGGCTACGCGCTGCGCGTGCCGGTGCCGACAGGCTCGGCCACCGACCTGACCGTGACGCTGAAGAAGTCCGTGACCGTGGACGAGGTCAACGCCGCCTACAAGGCCGCCGCGGACGGCCCGCTCAAGGGCTACCTGCGCTACAGCATCGACCCGATCGTGTCCTCGGACATCGTCACCGACCCGGCTTCGTGCATCTACGACTCGCCGCTGACCAAGGTGATCGGCAACCAGGTCAAGGTCGTCGGCTGGTACGACAACGAGTGGGGCTACTCCAACCGCCTCGCGGACCTGATCAAGCTCGTCGGCTCGAAGCTGTCCTGA
- a CDS encoding RNA polymerase-binding protein RbpA, which produces MVGGNAIRGTRVGAGPSGESERGESAPRRRVSYWCANGHEARPSFAMEADIPDEWDCPRCGLPGGQNEKSPPAAPRTEPYKTHLAYVKERRSDADGEAILAEALERLRQRRELI; this is translated from the coding sequence ATGGTTGGCGGTAACGCGATTCGCGGCACCCGGGTGGGTGCCGGTCCTTCGGGCGAATCGGAGCGAGGTGAGTCGGCCCCACGTCGTCGCGTGTCCTACTGGTGCGCGAACGGCCACGAGGCCCGTCCGTCCTTCGCGATGGAGGCCGATATCCCGGACGAGTGGGACTGCCCGCGCTGCGGCCTCCCCGGTGGGCAGAACGAGAAGAGCCCGCCGGCCGCGCCCCGCACCGAGCCGTACAAGACGCACCTGGCCTACGTGAAGGAGCGCCGCAGCGATGCTGACGGCGAAGCCATCCTCGCGGAAGCCCTCGAGCGTCTCCGCCAGCGCCGGGAACTGATCTAA
- a CDS encoding phosphoglycerate kinase, translated as MTVKTLDDLLGEGVQGRHVLVRSDLNVPLDGDRITDDGRVRAALPTIKKLAEAGAKVVVTAHLGRPKGEPDPKYTLAPVAKRLAELLGAEVPLAGDLVGDSAKALTAGLADGGVALLENVRFDARETSKDAVDRSELAAELAALVPGGAFVSDGFGVVHRKQASVYEVAAVLPAYAGGLVLAELEVLKKLTDDVARPYVVVLGGAKVSDKLGVIANLLTKVDRLLVGGGMAYTFLKAQGHEVGNSLLQADQLDQVKGFLAEAEKRNVELVLPVDVLAATGFAADAEHEVVPATGIPADREGLDIGPATRKLFASKLADAATVFWNGPMGVFEFEAFAGGTRAVAEALVASDAFTVVGGGDSAAAVRQLGLPEDGFSHISTGGGASLEYLEGKELPGVVALEVKN; from the coding sequence ATGACGGTCAAGACTCTCGACGACCTGCTGGGCGAGGGCGTTCAGGGCCGGCACGTGCTCGTGCGCTCCGACCTGAACGTCCCGCTCGACGGGGACCGCATCACCGACGACGGCCGGGTCCGCGCCGCGCTGCCGACGATCAAGAAGCTCGCCGAGGCGGGCGCGAAGGTCGTCGTCACCGCGCACCTCGGCCGCCCGAAGGGCGAGCCGGACCCGAAGTACACGCTCGCGCCGGTCGCCAAGCGGCTCGCCGAGCTGCTCGGCGCCGAGGTCCCGCTGGCCGGCGACCTCGTCGGCGACTCCGCGAAGGCGCTCACCGCCGGCCTGGCCGACGGCGGCGTCGCCCTGCTGGAGAACGTGCGCTTCGACGCGCGCGAGACCAGCAAGGACGCCGTGGACCGCTCCGAGCTGGCCGCCGAGCTGGCCGCGCTCGTCCCCGGCGGGGCGTTCGTCTCCGACGGGTTCGGCGTGGTGCACCGCAAGCAGGCCTCGGTCTACGAGGTCGCCGCGGTGCTGCCGGCGTATGCGGGCGGGCTCGTGCTCGCCGAGCTGGAAGTGCTGAAGAAGCTCACCGACGACGTCGCGCGGCCGTATGTGGTCGTGCTCGGCGGCGCCAAGGTATCGGACAAGCTGGGCGTGATCGCCAACCTGCTGACCAAGGTCGACCGCCTGCTCGTGGGCGGCGGCATGGCGTACACCTTCCTCAAGGCCCAGGGCCACGAGGTCGGCAACTCGCTGCTGCAGGCGGACCAGCTGGACCAGGTGAAGGGCTTCCTCGCCGAGGCGGAGAAGCGGAACGTCGAGCTGGTGCTGCCGGTCGACGTGCTCGCGGCCACCGGCTTCGCGGCCGACGCCGAGCACGAGGTCGTCCCGGCCACCGGGATCCCGGCCGACCGCGAGGGCCTGGACATCGGCCCGGCCACCCGCAAGCTGTTCGCGAGCAAGCTCGCCGACGCGGCCACGGTGTTCTGGAACGGCCCGATGGGCGTGTTCGAGTTCGAGGCGTTCGCCGGCGGCACCCGTGCCGTCGCCGAGGCGCTCGTGGCCAGCGACGCGTTCACCGTGGTCGGCGGCGGCGACTCGGCGGCCGCGGTGCGTCAGCTGGGCCTGCCCGAGGACGGCTTTTCGCACATCTCCACCGGCGGCGGCGCCTCCCTGGAGTACCTGGAGGGCAAGGAGCTGCCCGGTGTGGTCGCGCTGGAGGTGAAGAACTGA
- the tpiA gene encoding triose-phosphate isomerase, which produces MARKPFIAGNWKMNLNHLEAIALVQKIAFALPEKYYAKVDVTVLPPFTDIRSVQTLTDGDKLPLTYGAQDVSPHDSGAYTGDVSAPMLAKLGCSYVTVGHSERRAIHGETDELVNKKVKAALKHGITPILCVGEELEVREAGEHLAHTTSQLVEGLKGLKAEQVQSVVIAYEPVWAIGTGKVATPADAEECCKALRATLNEKYGDEVASAVRVLYGGSVKSGNVSELVAAENIDGALVGGASLDGDEFTKLCALAAGGPLP; this is translated from the coding sequence ATGGCGCGCAAGCCGTTCATCGCCGGCAACTGGAAGATGAACCTGAACCACCTCGAGGCCATCGCGCTGGTGCAGAAGATCGCCTTCGCGCTGCCGGAGAAGTACTACGCGAAGGTGGACGTGACGGTGCTGCCGCCGTTCACCGACATCCGCAGCGTCCAGACGCTCACCGACGGCGACAAGCTGCCGCTGACGTACGGCGCGCAGGACGTTTCGCCGCACGACTCCGGTGCGTACACCGGCGACGTGTCGGCGCCGATGCTGGCGAAGCTGGGCTGCAGCTACGTCACCGTCGGGCACTCGGAGCGGCGCGCGATCCACGGCGAGACCGACGAGCTGGTCAACAAGAAGGTCAAGGCCGCGCTCAAGCACGGCATCACGCCGATCCTGTGCGTGGGCGAGGAGCTCGAGGTCCGCGAGGCGGGCGAGCACCTGGCGCACACCACCTCGCAGCTGGTCGAGGGCCTCAAGGGGCTCAAGGCCGAGCAGGTCCAGTCGGTGGTGATCGCGTACGAGCCGGTGTGGGCCATCGGCACCGGCAAGGTCGCGACCCCGGCCGACGCCGAGGAGTGCTGCAAGGCGCTGCGAGCCACGCTGAACGAGAAGTACGGCGACGAGGTGGCTTCGGCCGTTCGGGTGCTTTACGGCGGTTCGGTGAAGTCCGGCAACGTCAGCGAGCTGGTGGCCGCCGAGAACATCGATGGTGCTCTCGTGGGTGGCGCGAGCCTCGACGGCGACGAGTTCACCAAACTCTGCGCACTCGCAGCCGGTGGGCCGCTGCCCTGA
- a CDS encoding TIGR03620 family F420-dependent LLM class oxidoreductase, whose amino-acid sequence MGVASPVFGAADTAAAAEKAVELEELGFSELWLPGGPGNNLPLVPAVVRATKRITVANGILPVDHVPAAELAEVYGELAESHPGRFVPGIGGAHGARPLATLNAYFDEIDPVVPQAERVLSAMGPKMLELARDRAAAAYPNLVTPGYIASAREIVGPDTQLVVGVPIVAETDADRAREIVRGGSLPFLSSVPGYIANFRRMGFTDADITGLSDHLVDTLTVWGDLDAVAAGLRAYLDAGADQVVIHVDGLPLSWPAELLSALG is encoded by the coding sequence CTGGGCGTCGCCAGTCCCGTGTTCGGCGCGGCGGACACCGCCGCCGCGGCGGAGAAAGCCGTTGAGCTGGAAGAACTCGGCTTTTCGGAGCTGTGGCTGCCGGGCGGCCCGGGCAACAACCTGCCGCTCGTGCCGGCCGTCGTGCGGGCGACGAAGCGGATCACCGTGGCCAACGGGATCCTGCCGGTCGACCACGTGCCCGCGGCGGAGCTGGCGGAGGTGTACGGCGAGCTGGCCGAGTCGCACCCCGGCCGGTTCGTGCCGGGCATCGGCGGCGCGCACGGCGCCCGTCCGCTGGCCACGCTGAACGCGTACTTCGACGAGATCGACCCGGTGGTCCCGCAAGCCGAGCGCGTCCTTTCGGCGATGGGGCCGAAGATGCTGGAGCTCGCGCGCGACCGTGCGGCGGCGGCCTACCCGAACCTCGTCACGCCCGGCTACATCGCGTCCGCGCGGGAGATCGTCGGCCCGGACACCCAGCTGGTGGTGGGCGTGCCGATCGTCGCGGAGACCGACGCGGACCGCGCCCGCGAAATCGTGCGCGGCGGCTCGCTGCCGTTCCTGTCCAGCGTTCCGGGTTACATCGCGAACTTCCGCCGCATGGGCTTCACCGACGCCGACATCACCGGCCTGTCCGACCACCTCGTCGACACGCTCACGGTGTGGGGCGACCTCGACGCCGTCGCCGCCGGCCTGCGCGCCTACCTCGACGCGGGCGCCGACCAGGTCGTGATCCACGTCGACGGACTGCCGCTGTCCTGGCCCGCGGAGCTGCTTTCGGCGCTGGGCTGA